In Lycium ferocissimum isolate CSIRO_LF1 chromosome 11, AGI_CSIRO_Lferr_CH_V1, whole genome shotgun sequence, a single genomic region encodes these proteins:
- the LOC132036499 gene encoding HMG1/2-like protein: MKGGKSKGKADNKLGVKKSAPQTKKEKNAAKDPNKPKRPASAFFVFMEDFRKQYKEKHPGNKSVAAVGKAGGDKWKHLTDAEKAPYIAKAEKRKAEYEKNMDAYNRKQAGEAEEEEESDKSKSEVDEEDGSDEEEEDDD; the protein is encoded by the exons ATGAAAGGAGGTAAATCAAAGGGCAAAGCTGATAACAA GCTCGGAGTGAAGAAGAGTGCTCCCCAgacaaaaaaggagaagaatgcTGCCAAGGACCCAAACAAGCCTAAGAGGCCAGCAAGTGCTTTCTTCGTCTTCAT GGAGGACTTCAGGAAGCAGTACAAGGAAAAACATCCAGGCAACAAATCTGTCGCCGCT GTTGGTAAAGCTGGTGGAGACAAATGGAAACACTTGACTGACGCT GAGAAAGCACCTTATATTGCAAAGGCTGAGAAAAGGAAGGCCGAGTACGAAAAGAACATGGATGCTTATAACAGGAAACAG GCTGGTGAGGCCGAGGAAGAAGAGGAATCTGACAAGTCAAAGTCTGAGGTTGACGAGGAAGACGGAAGTGATGAG GAAGAGGAGGATGATGACTGA